A single genomic interval of Mycolicibacterium sp. MU0053 harbors:
- a CDS encoding ketopantoate reductase family protein, whose amino-acid sequence MRVVILGAGGLGSLLGGYLANTGVDVTLVGRPAHTDAVTRDGLRITGRRGDLVVKDNLKAVDQAAKASGHFDYLVLAVKGKDTAQALADAAALRDVVSSALSVQNTVEKDAALAGWIGPDRVIGASTIEGGTLLEPGFVRNHLTAKVTAYFGELDGSSSARVDAITAAFTDAGLPAVAVTNIEQVEWEKLAQIALAAAWSVTALGAVRGASVFEGMEVREGAMYFVGLAKDLLAVYRAKGYEPMNFFAPLSRLKELDTLPTAEAIEFVIGQGKVMREQGSTGYPSMYEDVLRRRKTEVDFMLGPYLAAAEELSIDVPTLRVAYQIIKTIDRFLA is encoded by the coding sequence ATGCGCGTCGTGATCTTGGGTGCCGGCGGGCTCGGTTCGCTCCTGGGTGGCTATCTGGCAAACACTGGTGTGGATGTCACCCTGGTCGGGAGACCAGCACACACCGACGCCGTCACACGCGACGGCCTGCGGATCACGGGCCGTCGGGGCGACCTAGTCGTAAAGGATAACTTGAAGGCGGTCGACCAGGCGGCCAAGGCCTCTGGACACTTCGATTACCTAGTATTGGCGGTGAAGGGCAAAGATACTGCGCAGGCCTTAGCGGACGCAGCCGCCTTGCGCGATGTCGTAAGCAGCGCGTTGTCAGTGCAGAACACCGTCGAGAAGGACGCGGCGCTCGCCGGGTGGATTGGGCCCGACCGAGTGATCGGAGCCTCCACCATCGAGGGCGGCACCTTGCTCGAACCAGGTTTCGTGCGAAACCACCTTACAGCCAAGGTGACCGCGTACTTCGGCGAACTCGACGGATCATCCAGTGCTCGCGTTGATGCGATAACGGCTGCCTTCACCGATGCGGGCCTTCCTGCAGTGGCTGTGACCAACATCGAACAGGTCGAGTGGGAAAAATTGGCCCAGATCGCACTGGCGGCAGCGTGGTCGGTCACGGCGCTGGGCGCAGTCCGAGGCGCCTCGGTCTTCGAGGGGATGGAGGTGCGCGAGGGAGCGATGTACTTCGTCGGGCTGGCGAAAGACCTCCTCGCGGTCTACCGGGCAAAAGGGTACGAGCCGATGAACTTCTTTGCACCTCTATCGCGCCTTAAGGAACTCGACACCCTCCCGACTGCTGAGGCGATCGAATTCGTCATCGGGCAGGGCAAAGTGATGCGCGAACAGGGAAGCACCGGCTATCCCTCGATGTACGAGGATGTATTGCGACGACGTAAGACTGAGGTCGACTTCATGTTGGGGCCGTACCTCGCCGCCGCTGAAGAACTGTCCATTGATGTGCCGACACTGCGAGTCGCCTACCAGATCATCAAGACAATCGACCGGTTCTTAGCCTAG
- a CDS encoding IclR family transcriptional regulator gives MAGNTSSPGASVASRLLAVVGAFDERHRSLTLSELADRSGLPVATAHRLAAELVAGSALHRRGDGRYEVGRLLWKAGLLAPVEGRLRQVAEPFLHDVYAATLATVHLAIRDGEEVLYLVRTMGRASVPIVSTVGSRLPMHCTGVGKVLLAHAPADVQEAVFASMTRVTPYTVIQPSVLTAQLERVRREAVATTVEEMSLGACSLAVPVVRHSDDTVVAAIAVVVATLKRDRRRLHGALQVAARGIGRSL, from the coding sequence TTGGCAGGTAACACTTCGTCGCCGGGCGCTAGCGTCGCATCGCGTCTGCTGGCCGTGGTCGGGGCCTTCGACGAGCGGCACCGCAGCCTGACCCTCTCCGAGCTCGCGGACCGGTCCGGACTGCCGGTCGCCACCGCACACCGACTGGCCGCCGAACTGGTGGCCGGGTCGGCGTTGCACCGGCGCGGCGACGGGCGCTACGAGGTGGGCCGGTTGCTCTGGAAGGCTGGTCTGCTGGCACCTGTGGAAGGCAGGCTGCGCCAGGTCGCCGAGCCGTTTTTGCACGACGTGTACGCGGCCACCCTCGCCACCGTGCACCTCGCGATTCGGGACGGGGAGGAGGTGCTGTATCTGGTACGGACGATGGGCCGCGCGTCGGTTCCGATCGTGAGTACGGTCGGTAGCAGGCTGCCGATGCACTGCACCGGAGTCGGCAAGGTGCTGCTGGCCCACGCGCCCGCCGACGTCCAGGAGGCAGTATTTGCCAGTATGACTCGGGTCACGCCGTACACAGTTATCCAACCGTCGGTGCTGACCGCGCAGCTGGAGCGTGTCCGCAGGGAGGCGGTAGCCACCACCGTGGAAGAGATGTCCCTCGGCGCGTGTTCGCTGGCAGTGCCGGTGGTCCGGCATTCCGACGACACCGTGGTCGCCGCCATCGCCGTGGTGGTGGCTACCCTGAAGCGCGACCGTCGTCGACTGCACGGTGCCTTGCAGGTCGCCGCGCGCGGCATCGGTCGGTCACTTTGA
- a CDS encoding dihydrodipicolinate synthase family protein, giving the protein MTRTTPLGSDARAWATEKLNGFYMCPVSPLTDEFELDEEGLRQNIDAFVEMGCTGLVVGGFFAEGWNMTLAEWRRYHEVVASAAAGRLPLFTIILESSAYQAIEKMRLVEALGFTGAEIMNPSMQLKTDDDVVAYFDFVAPATGLALVLYRTPVSSFVYSHDAVARIAEHSNVVGVKNGTLSWTDSIALRRRFGDRLVISEPNERYWAHDAALFEGRVLFGELSLILYGKLRPDLHHYTDLAFAHDLAGAQPVSAKLDSIRQVYDEVLIGRIAATGSYVAAMPYLKAWFELLGLRAGPVRPPVKARLSDLERDVLQAQLVAAGAI; this is encoded by the coding sequence ATGACCCGTACAACACCGTTAGGGTCCGACGCCAGAGCATGGGCCACCGAGAAACTCAATGGCTTCTACATGTGTCCCGTTTCGCCCCTCACCGACGAGTTCGAGCTGGACGAAGAAGGGCTGCGACAGAACATCGACGCATTTGTGGAGATGGGCTGCACCGGCCTCGTCGTCGGCGGGTTCTTCGCCGAGGGATGGAACATGACTCTGGCCGAATGGCGGCGCTACCACGAGGTCGTCGCCAGTGCCGCCGCCGGCCGCCTTCCCCTATTTACGATCATTTTGGAGTCGTCGGCCTATCAGGCGATCGAGAAAATGCGCCTCGTGGAGGCGCTCGGCTTCACCGGAGCCGAGATCATGAACCCGTCGATGCAGCTCAAGACCGACGACGACGTCGTCGCGTACTTCGATTTTGTAGCGCCCGCCACTGGATTGGCACTCGTGCTCTATCGCACGCCGGTATCCAGTTTCGTGTACAGCCATGACGCCGTCGCTCGGATCGCCGAGCACTCCAACGTCGTCGGGGTCAAGAATGGGACCTTGAGCTGGACCGACAGCATCGCCCTACGCCGCCGCTTCGGGGACCGTCTTGTGATTAGCGAGCCGAATGAGCGTTATTGGGCTCATGACGCTGCACTCTTCGAGGGGCGGGTCCTTTTTGGTGAGCTCTCCCTGATCCTCTATGGAAAGTTGCGGCCGGACCTGCACCACTACACTGACCTTGCGTTTGCTCATGACCTGGCGGGGGCACAGCCTGTGTCGGCAAAGCTGGACTCGATCCGGCAGGTGTACGACGAGGTGCTCATCGGTCGCATCGCGGCCACCGGTTCCTACGTCGCGGCCATGCCCTACTTGAAGGCGTGGTTCGAGCTGTTGGGGCTGCGTGCAGGACCGGTGCGGCCGCCCGTCAAAGCACGGCTGTCCGATCTCGAGCGAGATGTTCTGCAGGCGCAACTAGTGGCCGCTGGGGCCATTTGA